The following are encoded together in the Hydrogenoanaerobacterium saccharovorans genome:
- a CDS encoding lipopolysaccharide biosynthesis protein: protein MENQQKKKIVFDMALNITASMVPVAVLQLVIFPLFATRLGDDRYGLLLTIVSLMTLCAGTFGNSLNNVRLLMQLKYSEQKLSGDFNVILLCLAILNCIVMGIGTYLYEGAFYPLSVALILLSSVLQLVREYYNVEFRLNLNYIAVLVNNILLVAGYIIGCGLFLLTDQWQFIYITGTAFSLLHILKKTTLHREPFKTTALFRETGIKSLVLMVSSFLANAINYMDRLLLFPLVGGASVAIYYSATLFGKIISMGITPINSVMLSYFSKMKTFRQKNFWLVLGASFALGAVGYGACILISRPVLMLLYPQLAEQAMQYIFVTTATAMLSMVVSVLNPIILRFCNTNWQIGINGANVLLYTVLSLLLLKQYGLMGFCVGALLAVCAKLILMIGIYCFSLKSSDGLI from the coding sequence ATGGAGAATCAGCAAAAGAAAAAGATTGTTTTTGATATGGCACTCAACATCACCGCCAGTATGGTGCCGGTTGCTGTTTTACAGTTGGTGATTTTCCCCTTGTTTGCAACGCGTTTGGGCGATGACCGCTACGGGCTTTTGCTCACCATCGTCAGCCTGATGACGCTTTGCGCGGGGACATTCGGCAATTCACTCAACAATGTGCGCCTGTTGATGCAGCTGAAATACAGCGAACAAAAGCTTTCGGGCGATTTCAACGTCATCCTGCTGTGCCTGGCAATTTTAAACTGCATCGTTATGGGTATTGGTACCTACCTTTACGAAGGTGCTTTTTATCCGCTTTCGGTTGCCTTGATTTTACTAAGCTCGGTGCTGCAGCTCGTGCGCGAATATTACAATGTCGAGTTCCGCCTAAACTTAAATTATATCGCCGTTTTGGTAAACAATATCTTGTTGGTTGCAGGGTATATTATAGGGTGTGGGCTGTTTTTGCTCACAGACCAATGGCAGTTTATCTATATTACAGGTACGGCGTTCAGCCTGCTGCACATCTTAAAAAAAACCACCCTGCACCGCGAGCCGTTTAAAACCACTGCCTTGTTCCGCGAAACGGGCATAAAGTCGCTTGTTTTGATGGTTTCTTCCTTTTTAGCAAATGCCATCAATTATATGGACCGATTGCTGTTGTTCCCATTGGTGGGCGGTGCATCGGTGGCAATTTACTATTCGGCTACGCTGTTCGGCAAAATCATCTCGATGGGCATTACCCCCATCAACAGCGTGATGCTAAGCTATTTTTCTAAAATGAAAACCTTTCGGCAAAAAAACTTTTGGCTGGTGCTGGGTGCATCGTTTGCATTGGGTGCGGTGGGTTACGGGGCGTGCATTCTCATCAGCCGCCCTGTGCTGATGCTGCTTTACCCGCAGCTTGCAGAGCAGGCGATGCAGTACATCTTTGTTACAACGGCTACGGCAATGCTTTCTATGGTTGTTTCTGTTCTCAACCCCATCATCCTGCGCTTTTGCAATACCAACTGGCAAATCGGCATCAACGGTGCCAATGTTTTGCTTTATACCGTGCTTTCGTTGCTGCTGCTCAAGCAGTATGGCTTGATGGGCTTTTGTGTGGGCGCACTGTTAGCGGTTTGTGCCAAACTGATTTTGATGATTGGCATTTATTGTTTCAGCTTAAAAAGCAGTGACGGACTTATATGA
- a CDS encoding Gfo/Idh/MocA family protein, with protein MKYALIGCGRISTNHIKAAVSNHLEIAAVCDIVPEHMEALLAKHGLEKDTSIRRYTDYKQMLAEVAPALVGISTESGKHAQIALDCIHAGCNVIIEKPIALSLQDADAIIAAGKEKGVKVCACHQNRFNISIQHIRKAVEQGRFGKMSHGCVHVRWNRNQDYYTQAPWRGTWAQDGGSLMNQSIHGIDLLRWMMGDEIEEVFAYTAQQFHNYLECEDVGLGVVKFKNGAIGTIEGTTNVFPKNLEETLYLFGEKGTIKAGGKSINTLEVWQFADHKPEDDDLSKGFEEETSNVYGNGHTSVYADVIDAIEHDREPYICAEAGRRALELVLAIYKSAAEGRPVKLPMKECSTTEFTGRFG; from the coding sequence ATGAAATATGCACTGATCGGCTGCGGCCGAATTTCAACCAACCATATCAAAGCCGCCGTAAGCAACCATTTGGAGATTGCTGCGGTGTGCGATATTGTACCTGAACACATGGAAGCACTGCTTGCAAAACACGGTTTGGAAAAAGACACCTCCATCCGCCGTTATACCGATTACAAGCAAATGCTGGCGGAGGTTGCCCCCGCACTGGTGGGGATTTCCACCGAAAGCGGCAAGCATGCGCAAATTGCGCTCGACTGCATCCACGCAGGGTGCAACGTGATTATTGAAAAGCCCATCGCCTTGTCACTGCAAGATGCCGACGCAATCATTGCGGCGGGCAAAGAAAAAGGTGTAAAGGTTTGTGCTTGCCACCAAAACCGCTTTAATATCTCCATTCAGCATATCCGCAAAGCGGTGGAGCAGGGGCGGTTCGGCAAAATGTCGCACGGTTGTGTGCATGTGCGCTGGAACCGCAACCAAGATTACTACACCCAAGCACCCTGGCGCGGAACTTGGGCGCAGGACGGCGGCTCTTTGATGAACCAATCCATCCACGGCATTGACCTTTTGCGTTGGATGATGGGCGACGAAATTGAAGAGGTGTTTGCCTACACCGCACAGCAGTTCCACAATTACCTCGAGTGCGAAGATGTGGGGCTTGGCGTAGTAAAATTCAAAAACGGTGCCATCGGTACCATTGAAGGCACCACCAATGTGTTCCCCAAAAACTTGGAGGAAACTTTATACTTGTTCGGCGAAAAAGGCACCATCAAGGCAGGCGGAAAAAGCATCAACACCCTTGAGGTTTGGCAATTTGCCGACCATAAGCCAGAAGATGACGACCTGAGCAAAGGGTTTGAAGAAGAAACCTCAAACGTATACGGCAACGGGCACACCTCGGTTTATGCTGACGTGATTGATGCCATCGAGCACGACCGCGAGCCCTATATCTGTGCCGAAGCAGGGCGCAGAGCACTGGAACTGGTGCTGGCTATCTATAAATCAGCAGCGGAAGGACGCCCCGTAAAACTGCCTATGAAGGAATGCTCTACCACAGAGTTTACGGGAAGGTTCGGATGA
- a CDS encoding glycosyltransferase family 4 protein: MTSAHQSLDTRIFYKECCSLAAAGHDVTLVAPGESMEHSGVHIVGVGEIPSSRLQRMRTAAKAVYEKACALDADLYHFHDPELLPYGLKLKKQGKKVIYDSHEFYSYQIREKTWIPAVLRNAIAAWFYGYETRICKQLDAVICVCTIEGKNYFENRAKRVEFITNAPRLSEFAQMPQPAPQKEKAVCHIGGLTHNRGITHLVQAMQHTNNATLYLAGKFQSEEYESELRKQPSWSKVKYLGFLDRTQVVDVLSRSAAGIATLLNVGQYNRFDAFPIKVYEYMAAGIPVIFSESDYAKKALQEDKFGICVQPDQPKEIARAIDYLLSHPDEAREMGKNGRRAVLQKYNWGIEEKKLLALYAFLQ, encoded by the coding sequence ATGACTAGTGCGCACCAAAGCCTGGATACCAGAATTTTTTACAAAGAATGCTGCAGCCTAGCCGCGGCTGGGCATGATGTTACCTTGGTTGCACCCGGCGAGAGTATGGAGCATTCGGGCGTGCACATCGTGGGCGTGGGTGAGATACCCAGTTCCCGCTTACAGCGGATGCGTACGGCGGCGAAAGCCGTGTACGAAAAGGCATGCGCACTGGATGCAGACCTGTACCATTTTCACGACCCTGAGCTGCTGCCTTATGGCTTAAAGCTGAAAAAACAGGGCAAAAAAGTGATTTACGACAGCCACGAGTTTTACAGCTACCAAATACGTGAAAAAACTTGGATACCCGCGGTGCTGCGCAACGCCATTGCCGCATGGTTTTATGGATACGAAACCAGAATTTGCAAACAACTGGATGCAGTGATTTGCGTTTGCACCATCGAGGGGAAAAACTACTTTGAAAATAGGGCAAAACGGGTGGAGTTTATCACTAATGCACCGCGCCTTTCAGAATTTGCGCAAATGCCCCAGCCTGCACCGCAAAAAGAAAAAGCCGTCTGCCACATTGGCGGGCTTACCCACAACCGCGGCATCACCCATTTGGTGCAGGCGATGCAACACACCAACAATGCTACCTTATACTTGGCGGGTAAGTTCCAGTCGGAGGAATACGAAAGTGAACTGAGAAAACAACCGTCGTGGAGCAAAGTAAAATACCTCGGTTTTCTTGACCGCACACAGGTGGTGGACGTGCTGAGCCGCAGTGCTGCGGGGATTGCCACCCTGCTGAATGTGGGTCAGTACAACCGTTTTGATGCATTCCCCATCAAGGTGTACGAGTACATGGCAGCAGGCATTCCGGTTATCTTTTCCGAGTCGGACTACGCGAAAAAGGCATTGCAAGAGGATAAATTCGGCATCTGCGTACAGCCCGACCAGCCAAAAGAAATCGCCCGTGCCATCGACTACCTGTTGAGCCACCCCGATGAAGCCCGCGAAATGGGCAAAAACGGGCGGCGCGCGGTGCTGCAAAAATACAATTGGGGCATCGAAGAAAAAAAACTGCTGGCGCTTTATGCATTCCTGCAGTAG
- a CDS encoding nucleotide sugar dehydrogenase: MSIKDTLIKKIDEKSIVVAVVGLGYVGLPLAVEKAKAGFKTIGFDVQAEKVRLVNQGHNYIGDVVDSDLKEIVEAGTLSATTDFSFVKDADFIAICVPTPLDDHQQPDISYVRDSTIAISKYLSKNTMVVLESTTYPGTTEELIKPLLEDGSGLKCGEDFYLGFSPERVDPGNLIYKTKNTPKVVGAIGEDAVEVISRMYRAVLEGDVKEVSSPAVAEMEKILENTYRNINIGLVNEIAILCNRMGINVWEVIDAAKTKPYGFQAFYPGPGLGGHCIPLDPYYLSWKAREYGFHTSMIESSMMINDRMPEYCVDRAGKILNRFKKALNGSKILILGVAYKQDIDDYRESPALRVIEEFDKTGAQIDYFDPFIPEYKYKGAKHKGIAAIDAKTIASYDLVVVTAAHTNVDYDMVAEHAVAVFDTKNAMKNVKNRAKIELL; encoded by the coding sequence ATGAGCATAAAAGACACATTAATCAAAAAGATAGACGAAAAAAGCATCGTCGTAGCCGTTGTAGGGTTGGGCTATGTCGGTTTGCCGCTGGCGGTAGAAAAGGCAAAAGCAGGCTTTAAAACCATCGGTTTTGACGTGCAGGCAGAAAAAGTAAGACTGGTAAACCAGGGGCACAACTACATCGGTGACGTGGTGGACAGCGACCTTAAAGAAATTGTGGAGGCAGGAACGCTCTCGGCTACCACCGATTTTTCGTTTGTAAAGGATGCCGATTTTATCGCCATCTGCGTACCCACACCGCTGGATGACCATCAGCAGCCCGACATAAGCTACGTGCGCGACAGCACGATTGCAATCTCGAAATACCTCAGCAAAAACACCATGGTGGTGCTCGAATCCACCACGTACCCCGGCACCACCGAAGAACTTATCAAGCCACTGCTCGAAGATGGTTCGGGGCTGAAATGCGGCGAGGATTTTTACCTCGGCTTTTCGCCCGAGCGTGTCGACCCGGGTAACCTGATTTATAAAACAAAAAACACTCCCAAAGTGGTTGGCGCTATTGGCGAAGATGCTGTCGAAGTCATTTCGCGCATGTACCGTGCGGTGCTGGAGGGCGACGTAAAAGAGGTTTCTTCCCCGGCCGTTGCAGAAATGGAAAAAATCCTCGAAAACACCTACCGCAACATCAACATCGGGCTCGTCAACGAAATTGCCATCCTCTGCAACCGTATGGGCATCAATGTGTGGGAGGTTATCGACGCGGCAAAAACCAAACCCTATGGCTTTCAGGCGTTTTACCCCGGCCCCGGCTTGGGTGGTCACTGCATCCCGCTTGACCCGTACTACCTCTCTTGGAAAGCACGCGAATACGGCTTTCACACCTCGATGATTGAAAGCTCGATGATGATTAACGACCGTATGCCCGAATACTGTGTCGACCGTGCGGGCAAAATCCTCAACCGCTTTAAAAAGGCGCTCAACGGCTCGAAAATCTTAATTTTGGGTGTTGCTTACAAGCAGGATATCGATGATTACCGCGAGAGCCCTGCACTGCGTGTAATTGAAGAGTTTGACAAAACAGGCGCGCAGATCGATTATTTCGACCCGTTTATCCCCGAGTACAAATACAAGGGCGCAAAACACAAGGGGATTGCGGCAATTGATGCAAAAACAATTGCAAGCTACGATTTGGTGGTGGTTACTGCCGCACACACCAATGTGGATTACGATATGGTGGCAGAACATGCCGTTGCGGTATTCGACACCAAAAACGCGATGAAGAATGTGAAAAACCGCGCGAAAATCGAACTGCTGTAA
- a CDS encoding acyltransferase encodes MEKAYFVHESSYVDDGCEIGKGTKIWHFSHIMGGCKIGEHCNIGQNVVISPGVELGNGVKIQNNVSVYTGVVCEDGVFLGPSCVFTNVINPRAFIERKNEYRQTRVKQGASIGANATIVCGHDIGTYAFVGAGSVVTKTVPDYALVYGSPARVHGYVCACGEKLDFSDGRAICSGCLKQYRFNEKSNVEEIKE; translated from the coding sequence ATGGAAAAGGCTTATTTTGTGCATGAATCCAGCTATGTGGACGATGGCTGCGAAATCGGCAAAGGCACAAAGATTTGGCACTTTTCGCACATCATGGGCGGGTGCAAAATCGGCGAGCACTGCAACATCGGGCAAAACGTGGTGATTTCGCCCGGTGTTGAGTTGGGCAACGGTGTAAAGATACAAAACAATGTTTCGGTTTACACCGGTGTTGTGTGCGAAGACGGCGTATTTCTCGGCCCGTCGTGCGTTTTTACTAATGTCATCAATCCGCGTGCGTTTATCGAGCGCAAAAATGAGTACCGCCAAACCCGCGTAAAGCAGGGGGCGAGTATCGGTGCAAATGCCACCATCGTATGCGGGCACGACATCGGCACGTATGCGTTTGTGGGTGCGGGCAGTGTGGTAACCAAAACCGTGCCCGACTATGCTCTTGTTTACGGTTCCCCTGCACGGGTGCACGGCTATGTGTGCGCGTGCGGAGAAAAACTTGATTTTTCTGACGGCAGAGCGATTTGCTCTGGCTGTTTGAAACAATATAGATTCAATGAAAAATCCAACGTTGAGGAGATAAAAGAATGA
- a CDS encoding DegT/DnrJ/EryC1/StrS family aminotransferase, whose product MQFIDLKAQYHALKGEIDANIQKVLDHGQFIMGSEVAQLEAELAEFTGVRHCIACANGTDALQMLFMAYNIGQGDAVFCPDITFIASVEPACMLGATPVFCDITADTYNLCPVSLERQIQAVLTEGKLKPKAVVAVDFLGNPADYDAIEAICKKYNLTLIVDAAQSFGALYHGRSTCAIGDCATTSFFPAKPLGCYGDGGAVFTNDDKLAELCKSIRVHGKGDKGKYSNVRIGLNSRLDTIQAAILLSKLKALKTYERDARQKVAQRYNAAFESSFTTPYIAPDCLSVYAQYALLAQDSTTRDAVLAHLNEKKIPNMVYYPIPQHALPVFANVPSHQETFLNAMDYCDRTFSLPMHPYLEEAEQDTIIQAVLEAL is encoded by the coding sequence ACCACGCGTTAAAAGGTGAAATCGACGCAAACATTCAAAAAGTTCTTGATCATGGACAGTTTATCATGGGTTCTGAGGTTGCGCAGCTGGAGGCTGAGCTTGCCGAGTTTACGGGCGTGCGGCATTGCATTGCCTGTGCAAACGGCACCGATGCACTGCAAATGCTGTTTATGGCATACAACATCGGGCAAGGTGATGCGGTATTCTGCCCCGACATCACCTTTATTGCCAGTGTAGAACCCGCCTGTATGCTGGGTGCAACACCGGTTTTTTGTGATATTACAGCCGATACTTACAACCTTTGCCCCGTCAGCTTAGAGCGGCAAATTCAGGCGGTGTTGACAGAGGGCAAGCTGAAGCCAAAAGCAGTGGTTGCGGTAGATTTTCTCGGCAACCCTGCCGATTACGATGCCATTGAGGCAATCTGCAAAAAATACAACCTTACCTTGATTGTGGACGCGGCACAAAGCTTTGGTGCACTGTATCACGGGCGTTCCACCTGTGCCATCGGCGATTGCGCAACCACGTCGTTTTTTCCTGCAAAACCGCTCGGCTGTTACGGCGACGGCGGCGCCGTGTTTACCAATGACGATAAACTTGCGGAGCTTTGCAAGTCCATCCGCGTACACGGCAAAGGGGACAAAGGCAAATACAGCAACGTCCGCATCGGGCTGAACTCTCGTTTGGATACGATACAGGCGGCAATTCTGCTGTCCAAACTGAAAGCGCTCAAAACCTACGAGCGTGACGCCCGCCAAAAAGTGGCACAGCGTTACAATGCGGCGTTTGAAAGCAGCTTTACCACTCCTTATATCGCGCCCGATTGCCTTTCGGTTTACGCGCAATATGCATTGCTCGCGCAAGACAGTACCACACGCGATGCCGTATTGGCACACCTAAACGAAAAGAAAATCCCCAATATGGTATATTACCCCATACCGCAGCATGCGCTGCCGGTGTTCGCCAATGTGCCAAGCCATCAAGAAACCTTTCTCAATGCGATGGACTATTGTGACCGCACGTTCTCGCTTCCGATGCATCCGTACCTCGAAGAAGCAGAGCAGGATACCATTATTCAGGCTGTGCTGGAGGCTCTGTGA